From the Campylobacter volucris genome, the window ATTTTAGTTGTTAAAGGTGCAGTTCCAGGACATAATGGTGCTATGGGTAAAATAAGGATTGCAAAATGAGTAAAGTAACTGTTTTAAATGATAAATTTGAAAAAGCTAGTGAACTCGATCTTCCTGCAAAATATGCAGAAGTTAATCCTCACAACCTTTACTTATATGTAAAATCTTATCTTGCTAGCCTTAGAGCAAATACTGCTCATACTAAAGGCAGAAGCGATGTAAGCGGTGGTGGTAAAAAACCATGGAGACAAAAAGGTCGTGGTGGTGCAAGAGCTGGTTCAACAAGAACAAATGTTTGGGTTGGTGGTGCTGTAGCATTTGGTCCTACAAACAATCGCAATTATTTTCAAAAAGTTAATAAAAAACAAAAACGCTTGGCTCTTGAAAGAGCATTGGCTGACAAGGCTAACAATAATACATTATTTGTAGTAGATAGCTTAAATATTGAAAGCGGTAAAACAAAAGATGCAAATGCAGTTATTAAAAAGCTTGGCTTAAAAGATGCTTTGATAGTAAAAGACTTGCTAGATGAAAAAACATTTCTTGCTTTTAGAAACTTAGCAAATTGCTATGTTGTTGATATAAGCGAAGTAAATGCTTATTTAATATCTGTATTTAAGGCTGTTATTATTGAAAAAGCAGCACTTGAATCTATCGTAAAAGAGGGTTAAAATGGCAGATATTACTGATATAAAAACAATACTTTACACTGAAAAAAGTTTAAGCCTTCAAGAACAAGGTGTTGTAGTGATTCAAACTTCTCCAAAAATGACTAAAAATGGTCTAAAAGAAGTTTTAAAAGAATATTTTGGTGTAACTCCAGTAAGAATTAATTCTTTAAAAATGGATGGAAAAGTAAAGCGTTTTAGAGGTCGTGAAGGTCAAAGAAATAGCTTTAAAAAATTCTATGTTAAGCTACCAGAAGGTGTAAGCTTAGAAAATTCGGAGGCATAAGATGGCAATTAAAACATATAAACCATATACTCCAAGTAGAAGATATATCACAGGCGTAAGCTCTGAAGATATTACAGCAAAAGCTAGTGTTCGCTCATTGCTTGTAAAACTTCCAGCACATGCGGGTCGTAACAATAATGGTAGAATCACAAGCCGTCATAAAGAAGCAGGTGCTAAAAAACTTTATAGAATTATAGATTTTAAAAGAAGAAAATTTGGCATTGAAGGTAAAGTTGAAGCTATTGAGTATGATCCATATAGAAATTGTCGTATAGCTTTGATTTCTTATAAAGATGGCGAAAAAAGATACATCTTACAGCCAAAAGGTTTGGGTGTTGGTGATATTGTTTGTGCTGCTGAAAGTGGTCTTGATATTAAACCAGGCAACGCAATGAAACTTAGAAATATCCCAGTAGGTACTATAGTGCATAATATAGAATTAAAACCAGGTAAAGGCGGACAAATGATTCGTTCAGCTGGAGCATATGCACAACTTATGGGTAAAGAAGAAAAATATGTTATCTTAAGACTTGCAAGTGGTGAAATGAGACAAGTTTTAGCTGAATGTATGGCAAGTATTGGTGAAGTTGGGAATGAAGAATGGTCAAATGTGACTATCGGTAAAGCAGGAAGAAATCGCCACAGAGGTATTCGTCCGCAAACTAGAGGTAGTGCAATGAACCCAGTAGATCACCCACATGGTGGTGGTGAAGGTAAGAAAAATTCAGGTCGTCATCCAGTTACTCCTTGGGGTAAACCAACTAAAGGTGCAAAAACTCGCCGTAAAAAAGCTAGCGATAAGCTAATAATTTCAAGAAGAAAAGGAAAGTAAGATGGCTAGGTCACTAAAAAAAGGTCCTTTTGTTGATGACCATGTAATGAAAAAAGTCATCGCTGCTAAAAAAGCTAACGATGGTAAGCCAATTAAAACTTGGTCAAGACGCAGCACTATTATACCTGATATGATAGGTTTAACTTTTAATGTGCATAATGGTAAAAGTTTTATACCTGTTTATATAACTGAAAATCATATTGGTTATAAATTAGGTGAATTTGCACCTACTAGAACATTTAAGGGTCATAAAGGCTCTGTTCAGAAAAAAATAGGTAAGTAAGGGGAAATTTATGAGTAGAGCATTGATTAAATTCATAAGATTATCTCCAACTAAAGCGAGATTGATAGCTAGGGAAGTTCAAGGTATGAATGCTGAACTTGCATTAGCAAGCTTAAAATTTATGCCAAACAAGGGTGCTAAATTTATAGCAAATGCTATTTCAAGTGCTGTTGTAAATGGTGGATTTGAAGCAAATGAAGTGATTGTTTCAAGTTGTCGTGTTGATGCTGGTGCAGTTTTAAAAAGATTTAGACCAAGAGCTAGAGGAAGTGCTAGTCGTATTAGAAAGCCAACTTCACATATTTTAGTAGAAGTTAGCAAGGTAGAAGCAAGTGCTGAAAAAACCACAAAAGCTAAAAAAGCATCAGTGAAAAAGGAAAGCTAATATGGGACAAAAAGTAAATCCGATTGGTTTAAGATTAGGAATTAATAGAAACTGGGAATCAAGATGGTTTCCTACTAAAGCTAATATGGCAGAAAATATTGGTGAAGATTATAAAATCAGAACCTTTTTAAAAAGAAAACTTTATTATGCTGGAATTAGCCAAATTCTTGTAGAAAGAACAGCTAAAAAATTAAGAGTAACTGTTGTAGCTGCAAGACCTGGTATTATAATAGGCAAAAAAGGTAGCGATGTTGATGTGTTAAGAAAAGAACTTCAAGATTTAATTGGTAAAGAAGTAAATATCAACATCAAAGAAGAAAGAAAAGCAGGTGCTTCAGCTCAGCTTGCAGCTGAAAGTGTTGCTACGCAACTTGAAAAAAGAATTGCTTTTAGAAGAGCTATGAAAAAAGTAATTCAAGGGGCGCAAAAAGCAGGTGCTAAAGGGATTAAAGTTTCAGTTTCTGGTCGTTTAGGTGGAGCTGAAATGGCAAGAACTGAATGGTATTTAGAAGGTCGTGTGCCACTTCATACTTTAAGAGCAAAAATTGATTATGGTTTTGCTGAAGCTCATACTACTTATGGAAATATAGGTATTAAAGTATGGATCTTTAAAGGTGAAGTTTTACAAAAAGGTGTTCAATCTGAAAAAACCGAAGAAAACGCTCCTGCTAAAAAACCAAGAAGAGCAAGAAGAGGTAAGTAATCATGTTAATGCCAAAAAGAACTAAATATCGTAAAATGATGAAAGGGCGTAACAGAGGTTATGCCAACAGAGGAACTGAATTTACTTTTGGCGATTATGCGTTAAAGGCGACTGAGGCTGGTCGTATAAATTCTCGTCAAATTGAAGCAGCTCGTATTGCTTTAACTCGTTTTGTAAAAAGACAAGGTAAAACTTGGATTAGAGTTTTCCCTGATAAACCTTTAACTAAAAAACCTTTAGAAACTCGTATGGGTAAAGGTAAAGGTGCAGTTGAAGAATGGGTAATGAACATTAAGCCAGGTCGTATAATTTATGAAATGGCAGGGGTTAATGAAGAAATGGCAAGACAAGCTTTAACTTTAGCTATGCATAAATTGCCGTTTAAAACTAAGTTTGTTACAAGAGAGAGCCAAAATGAAATATACTGAGATTAAAGATAAAACAGCAGCCGAGCTTGCAACAATGCTAAAAGAAAAAAAGGTGCTTTTATTTACTTTAAGACAAAAGCTAAAAACAATGCAGCTAACTAATCCTAAAGAAATTAGCGAAGTTAAAAAAGACATCGCTAGAATCAATACTGCAATTAGCGCTTTAAAATAAGGATAGAAAATGGCATTTAAGAGAGAAATTCAAGGCGTTGTTGTTCAAATTGCTGGAGATAAAACAGCTTCAATTTTGGTTGAAAGAAAAGTTGTTCATCCAAAATATAGAAAAATAGTAAAACGCTTTAAAAAATA encodes:
- the rplD gene encoding 50S ribosomal protein L4, whose protein sequence is MSKVTVLNDKFEKASELDLPAKYAEVNPHNLYLYVKSYLASLRANTAHTKGRSDVSGGGKKPWRQKGRGGARAGSTRTNVWVGGAVAFGPTNNRNYFQKVNKKQKRLALERALADKANNNTLFVVDSLNIESGKTKDANAVIKKLGLKDALIVKDLLDEKTFLAFRNLANCYVVDISEVNAYLISVFKAVIIEKAALESIVKEG
- a CDS encoding 50S ribosomal protein L23 — protein: MADITDIKTILYTEKSLSLQEQGVVVIQTSPKMTKNGLKEVLKEYFGVTPVRINSLKMDGKVKRFRGREGQRNSFKKFYVKLPEGVSLENSEA
- the rplB gene encoding 50S ribosomal protein L2, with amino-acid sequence MAIKTYKPYTPSRRYITGVSSEDITAKASVRSLLVKLPAHAGRNNNGRITSRHKEAGAKKLYRIIDFKRRKFGIEGKVEAIEYDPYRNCRIALISYKDGEKRYILQPKGLGVGDIVCAAESGLDIKPGNAMKLRNIPVGTIVHNIELKPGKGGQMIRSAGAYAQLMGKEEKYVILRLASGEMRQVLAECMASIGEVGNEEWSNVTIGKAGRNRHRGIRPQTRGSAMNPVDHPHGGGEGKKNSGRHPVTPWGKPTKGAKTRRKKASDKLIISRRKGK
- the rpsS gene encoding 30S ribosomal protein S19, which translates into the protein MARSLKKGPFVDDHVMKKVIAAKKANDGKPIKTWSRRSTIIPDMIGLTFNVHNGKSFIPVYITENHIGYKLGEFAPTRTFKGHKGSVQKKIGK
- the rplV gene encoding 50S ribosomal protein L22; protein product: MSRALIKFIRLSPTKARLIAREVQGMNAELALASLKFMPNKGAKFIANAISSAVVNGGFEANEVIVSSCRVDAGAVLKRFRPRARGSASRIRKPTSHILVEVSKVEASAEKTTKAKKASVKKES
- the rpsC gene encoding 30S ribosomal protein S3, with product MGQKVNPIGLRLGINRNWESRWFPTKANMAENIGEDYKIRTFLKRKLYYAGISQILVERTAKKLRVTVVAARPGIIIGKKGSDVDVLRKELQDLIGKEVNINIKEERKAGASAQLAAESVATQLEKRIAFRRAMKKVIQGAQKAGAKGIKVSVSGRLGGAEMARTEWYLEGRVPLHTLRAKIDYGFAEAHTTYGNIGIKVWIFKGEVLQKGVQSEKTEENAPAKKPRRARRGK
- the rplP gene encoding 50S ribosomal protein L16; amino-acid sequence: MLMPKRTKYRKMMKGRNRGYANRGTEFTFGDYALKATEAGRINSRQIEAARIALTRFVKRQGKTWIRVFPDKPLTKKPLETRMGKGKGAVEEWVMNIKPGRIIYEMAGVNEEMARQALTLAMHKLPFKTKFVTRESQNEIY
- the rpmC gene encoding 50S ribosomal protein L29, producing the protein MKYTEIKDKTAAELATMLKEKKVLLFTLRQKLKTMQLTNPKEISEVKKDIARINTAISALK
- the rpsQ gene encoding 30S ribosomal protein S17, encoding MAFKREIQGVVVQIAGDKTASILVERKVVHPKYRKIVKRFKKYLIHDERNELKVGNTIIAVECRPLSKRKSFRLKTIVSAGVE